A genomic stretch from Aedes albopictus strain Foshan chromosome 2, AalbF5, whole genome shotgun sequence includes:
- the LOC109408071 gene encoding transcription initiation factor TFIID subunit 11, translated as MENILEPSSSDDNMPSDNGKKDLHSLLSSEDDFFDGPPPSSSIKIEPTQLQEEVIVRTTTSSIGSSYSLKTDEFEDIIFPEIGRESVGNGSSSSAVPLLGSKEQKDLERAKRKEMKSKKIMEEEELEKMQVLVSNFTEEQLDRYEMYRRAAFPKAAVKRLMQTITGCSVSQNVVIAMSGIAKVFVGEVVEEALDVMEHTGETGAIQPKYLREAVRRLRARGQIPSGRGHKQFFKMN; from the exons ATGGAAAACATCCTGGAACCGAGCAGCTCCGACGACAACATGCCGTCCGACAATGGCAAAAAAGATCTCCATTCGCTACTCTCCTCGGAGGACGATTTCTTTGATGGTCCTCCGCCCAGCTCGTCGATCAAAATCGAACCGACCCAGCTGCAGGAGGAAGTCATCGTCCGCACTACCACCAGCAGCATCGGTTCGTCGTACTCGCTCAAAACGGACGAGTTCGAGGACATTATCTTTCCGGAAATTGGACGCGAAAGTGTCGGCAATGGGAGCAGTTCTTCGGCCGTGCCCTTGCTCGGCAGCAAGGAGCAGAAGGATCTCGAGCGAGCCAAGCGGAAAGAGATGAAAAGCAAGAAGATTATGGAGGAAGAGGAGCTGGAGAAGATGCA AGTGCTGGTATCCAACTTCACCGAAGAGCAACTGGACCGGTACGAGATGTATCGGCGGGCGGCTTTTCCCAAGGCGGCAGTCAAGCGACTAATGCAAACCATCACCGGCTGTTCGGTTTCGCAGAATGTTGTTATTGCGATGTCCGGCATAGCGAAGGTGTTCGTTGgcgaggtggtggaggaagcgCTGGATGTGATGGAGCACACAGGGGAAACGGGCGCCATCCAGCCCAAGTACCTGCGGGAGGCGGTCAGGCGGTTACGGGCCCGCGGTCAAATTCCGAGCGGCCGGGGGCACAAGCAGTTTTTCAAGATGAACTGA